In Campylobacter sp. VBCF_01 NA2, one DNA window encodes the following:
- the mnmC gene encoding FAD-dependent 5-carboxymethylaminomethyl-2-thiouridine(34) oxidoreductase MnmC yields MKFINDAPFSEIYEDFYFNFKNPLGESEYVFISALDSAFASNAPIIVGELGFGVGRNFLLCAKKALKFNKRLHFVSIEKNPLSKDELAQIWAKFGELSSVSKILIKKLPPLTNGIHRINFGKKITLDLCIGEASELINELDFKADAWFLDGFSPAKNETIWSKEIFAALTPLCKKGAILATYTSAGWVAKSLREAGFFVEKTDGFDTKRHMIRAKFLREDDEVENFYFARKHPQILPIQFSNFADLSATHCLYDPNSYDEERAPQAQTPTAIVVGAGIAGLCTAFKLKKAGFSVSVIDKRSEAGLNGSGNFTGVCAPLITKEGVKLGEMHIHAFDLALSFYAKHAPKKLASLLGAQDFAYDSELLARYQSAGNPEIYEFKAHSKPYPSIMIKNAVLAHPHKLCKHFAKKLGVKFNHEMLNFKKQNEKFEVILKDRASLFCDILVLCAGSESEEFFGRGAVSQDAKFNLDPSVQISSVRGQTTLIRPLIKTKFPLSASGYICPAVGKKQLIGATYDRKCYHDEARAIDDVKNLESVGEFLSKKAKIIGSKVGYRGYSGDRFPLIGPVCEPETLARDFKDLPWSKNKKSARRAKFIPNLYLNTAHGAHGLSTAVLGAELICDYALSRPLCVPRSIANELMPSRFLIRKLKKGLIK; encoded by the coding sequence ATGAAATTTATCAACGATGCACCATTTAGTGAAATTTACGAGGATTTTTATTTTAATTTCAAAAATCCTCTTGGCGAGAGTGAATATGTCTTTATAAGCGCGCTAGATTCGGCGTTTGCTAGCAATGCGCCTATCATCGTGGGCGAGCTAGGATTTGGCGTGGGGCGCAACTTTTTGCTCTGCGCAAAAAAGGCGCTTAAATTTAACAAACGCCTACACTTTGTCTCAATCGAAAAAAATCCGCTTAGCAAGGACGAATTAGCCCAAATTTGGGCGAAATTTGGCGAACTTTCATCAGTTTCTAAAATTTTAATCAAAAAACTCCCGCCCCTTACCAATGGAATTCACCGCATAAATTTTGGCAAAAAAATCACGCTTGATCTTTGCATTGGCGAGGCTAGCGAGCTAATCAACGAACTTGATTTCAAGGCCGATGCGTGGTTTTTAGACGGATTTTCACCTGCGAAAAACGAAACCATTTGGAGCAAAGAGATTTTTGCCGCCCTTACACCACTTTGCAAAAAGGGCGCGATTTTAGCGACATACACAAGCGCTGGCTGGGTGGCAAAATCACTGCGCGAGGCAGGGTTTTTCGTCGAGAAAACAGACGGATTCGACACCAAACGCCACATGATTAGGGCGAAATTTTTGCGCGAAGATGATGAAGTAGAAAATTTTTATTTTGCCAGAAAGCACCCGCAAATTTTGCCAATACAGTTTTCAAATTTCGCCGATTTATCCGCCACGCACTGCCTATACGACCCTAATTCATACGACGAAGAGCGCGCACCGCAGGCGCAAACCCCCACAGCGATTGTCGTGGGAGCTGGAATTGCTGGGCTTTGCACGGCTTTTAAGCTTAAAAAAGCTGGTTTTAGCGTCAGCGTGATAGATAAAAGAAGCGAAGCTGGGCTAAATGGTAGCGGGAATTTCACAGGCGTGTGCGCTCCGCTAATCACCAAAGAGGGCGTGAAGCTTGGAGAGATGCACATACACGCATTTGATTTGGCTCTTAGCTTTTATGCCAAACACGCTCCCAAAAAGCTAGCTAGCCTGCTTGGGGCGCAGGATTTTGCCTATGATAGCGAGCTTTTAGCAAGGTATCAAAGCGCAGGAAACCCCGAAATTTACGAATTTAAAGCGCACTCAAAACCATATCCAAGCATAATGATAAAAAACGCCGTCCTAGCCCACCCGCACAAGCTCTGCAAACATTTCGCCAAAAAACTCGGCGTCAAATTTAACCACGAAATGCTAAATTTCAAAAAGCAAAATGAGAAATTCGAAGTGATTTTAAAAGACCGCGCAAGCCTATTTTGCGATATTTTAGTCCTTTGCGCAGGAAGCGAGAGCGAGGAATTTTTCGGTCGCGGCGCAGTATCGCAAGATGCCAAATTTAACCTAGATCCTAGCGTGCAAATCAGCTCCGTGCGCGGTCAAACCACGCTAATTCGCCCGCTAATCAAAACCAAATTTCCACTCAGTGCCTCTGGCTACATCTGCCCAGCCGTGGGCAAAAAGCAACTAATCGGCGCGACTTACGATAGGAAGTGCTACCACGACGAAGCAAGAGCGATTGACGATGTCAAAAATCTAGAAAGCGTTGGCGAGTTTTTGAGCAAAAAAGCCAAAATCATCGGCTCTAAGGTCGGATACAGGGGATATAGTGGCGATAGATTTCCGCTAATTGGCCCAGTGTGCGAGCCAGAAACTCTGGCGCGAGATTTCAAAGACCTGCCATGGAGCAAAAACAAAAAATCCGCCAGACGCGCCAAATTTATCCCAAATTTATATCTTAACACAGCGCATGGCGCACACGGACTAAGCACCGCAGTTTTGGGCGCAGAGCTTATATGCGATTATGCACTTTCGCGCCCGCTTTGCGTGCCACGCTCGATCGCAAACGAGCTAATGCCATCGCGCTTTTTGATTCGCAAACTCAAAAAAGGACTAATCAAATGA
- a CDS encoding formate--tetrahydrofolate ligase translates to MLSDIEITHNAKLKKITKIGKKLGLKKDEIEPYGFYKAKIPGREYGDSHAKNGAHSAKLILVTAISPTPYGEGKTTTSIGLADAIKSLGKSVALALREPSLGPVFGIKGGAAGGGYSQLAPMEELNLHFTGDFHAITSANNLISAIIDNSIYQGNPLKIKSVLWKRCMDMNDRALRQITVGQGGKFDGVERKDGFNITAASEIMAILCLSKNLADLKENIANIMVAYDEDDKPIFVRDLGCEQAVSVLLKEAIKPNLFQSIEHTPTFVHGGPFANIAHGCNSIIATKTAMSLADFVVTEAGFGSELGAQKFLDIKCPRAGIAPDAVVLVATIRSLKYNGGAAKDEITKPNLEALMVGIENLGGHIEILQNFGLNPIVALNKFSFDSDEEIEFVRNYCTARSVKMALCENFAKGSVGAIDLAKLVLAECKILKNINYTYDKTDDIKTKIEKIATKIYGAKEVVFEEAALRALEQIRALGLEDYDVCIAKTQYSFSDDEKALGRACGFSLRVKDLQIRTGAKFIVAVAGTIMLMPGLSKHPSALDMKISDDGVISGLS, encoded by the coding sequence ATGTTAAGCGATATCGAAATTACACACAATGCAAAACTTAAAAAAATCACAAAAATCGGCAAAAAACTAGGTCTGAAAAAAGATGAAATCGAGCCTTATGGGTTTTATAAGGCGAAAATTCCGGGGCGCGAGTATGGCGATAGCCACGCTAAAAATGGCGCACACAGCGCAAAGCTGATTTTAGTTACAGCCATTAGCCCGACTCCGTATGGCGAGGGCAAAACCACGACCTCAATCGGTCTAGCTGACGCAATTAAATCACTGGGTAAAAGCGTGGCTTTGGCACTTCGTGAGCCATCTCTGGGTCCAGTATTTGGCATAAAAGGTGGCGCAGCAGGTGGAGGATACTCGCAACTAGCACCCATGGAGGAGCTAAATTTGCATTTTACCGGCGATTTTCACGCTATTACTAGCGCAAACAACCTAATCAGCGCGATTATCGACAACTCGATTTATCAAGGAAATCCACTTAAAATTAAAAGCGTGCTTTGGAAGCGTTGTATGGATATGAACGATCGCGCACTGCGCCAAATCACTGTGGGACAAGGTGGTAAATTTGATGGCGTAGAGCGCAAAGACGGCTTTAATATCACCGCAGCTAGTGAGATTATGGCGATTTTGTGCTTGTCGAAAAATTTGGCAGATTTGAAGGAAAATATCGCAAATATCATGGTGGCTTACGATGAAGATGATAAGCCGATTTTCGTGCGAGATTTGGGTTGCGAGCAGGCTGTGAGCGTGCTTTTAAAAGAGGCGATTAAGCCAAATTTATTCCAAAGTATCGAGCATACGCCTACTTTCGTGCATGGCGGGCCTTTTGCTAATATCGCTCATGGGTGCAACTCGATAATCGCTACAAAAACAGCGATGAGCCTAGCCGATTTTGTCGTGACAGAGGCTGGATTTGGCTCTGAGCTTGGCGCGCAAAAATTCCTCGATATCAAATGTCCGCGCGCAGGTATCGCCCCTGATGCGGTGGTTTTGGTGGCTACGATTCGCTCGCTCAAATACAATGGCGGCGCAGCCAAAGATGAAATCACTAAGCCAAATTTAGAAGCGCTTATGGTGGGAATCGAAAATTTAGGCGGGCATATTGAAATTTTGCAAAATTTCGGTCTAAATCCGATTGTCGCACTGAATAAATTTAGCTTTGATAGCGATGAAGAGATTGAGTTTGTGCGCAACTACTGCACCGCGCGCAGTGTCAAAATGGCGCTTTGCGAGAATTTCGCCAAAGGCTCAGTTGGGGCAATAGATTTGGCAAAACTCGTCCTTGCTGAGTGCAAAATCCTAAAAAATATCAACTACACTTACGATAAAACTGACGATATTAAGACCAAAATCGAAAAAATCGCCACGAAAATTTACGGCGCGAAAGAGGTTGTTTTCGAAGAGGCCGCACTTAGGGCGTTGGAACAAATTCGCGCGCTTGGGCTAGAAGATTACGATGTGTGTATCGCCAAGACGCAGTATAGTTTCAGCGACGATGAAAAGGCGCTGGGTCGCGCGTGCGGGTTTAGCCTGCGGGTCAAAGACTTGCAGATTCGCACTGGGGCTAAGTTTATCGTGGCTGTGGCTGGCACAATCATGCTAATGCCCGGACTTTCCAAACACCCTAGCGCGCTAGATATGAAAATCAGCGATGATGGCGTAATTAGCGGGTTATCATAA
- a CDS encoding exodeoxyribonuclease III — MKLMSWNVNGLRAVLGKGAFAWLDDEKPDFLGLQEIKASAENIPKELYELGFSQIDTNSATRAGYSGVASLAKFASKVSKCNFASDDEGRVLEHRFGDVVLLNIYFPNGQKDDERLAYKMKFYADFLRYIDELVAQGLGVIFCGDVNTAHREIDLANPKSNSKISGFLPIERAWIDEVINHGFIDTFREIHGDEKNAYSWWSYRFNARAKNVGWRIDYFFISQNLRSRLKDAFIRADITGSDHCPIGIEIDL, encoded by the coding sequence ATGAAGCTAATGAGCTGGAATGTAAATGGGCTCAGAGCCGTGCTTGGCAAGGGCGCATTTGCATGGCTTGATGATGAAAAGCCCGATTTTTTGGGCTTGCAAGAGATAAAAGCGAGCGCAGAAAATATCCCAAAAGAGCTTTATGAGCTGGGATTTTCGCAGATTGATACGAACTCAGCCACGCGCGCTGGGTATTCTGGCGTGGCAAGCCTAGCTAAATTTGCTAGCAAGGTTAGCAAATGCAACTTCGCTAGCGACGATGAGGGGCGGGTTTTGGAGCATAGATTTGGCGATGTGGTGCTACTAAATATCTACTTCCCAAACGGCCAAAAGGACGATGAGCGCCTTGCTTATAAGATGAAATTTTACGCCGATTTTTTGCGCTATATCGATGAGCTGGTCGCGCAGGGGCTTGGCGTGATATTTTGTGGCGATGTCAATACTGCTCACAGGGAAATTGATTTAGCAAATCCAAAGTCAAATTCTAAAATTTCTGGCTTTTTGCCTATCGAGCGAGCATGGATTGATGAGGTGATAAATCACGGATTTATCGATACTTTCCGTGAAATTCACGGCGATGAAAAAAATGCTTATTCGTGGTGGAGCTACCGCTTCAATGCACGCGCTAAAAATGTCGGCTGGCGGATTGATTATTTTTTCATCTCGCAAAATTTGCGTTCGCGTCTCAAAGACGCCTTTATCCGCGCTGATATCACAGGTAGCGACCACTGCCCAATCGGCATTGAGATTGATTTGTAA
- a CDS encoding diacylglycerol kinase — MRNQPKYKFFANWGYALAGLVEIWRSERSFRLEIFVFAPLLVSLFFWNFGLVWNLALVFGAVFTLVVECINSSIERVVDLASPDFHPLAGAAKDTASTAVMLTLSLNFALWVCAICGKIFG; from the coding sequence ATGAGAAATCAGCCAAAATACAAATTTTTCGCAAACTGGGGTTATGCTTTGGCGGGGTTAGTTGAAATTTGGCGTAGTGAGCGGAGTTTTCGGCTAGAAATTTTTGTTTTTGCGCCACTTTTGGTTTCGCTATTTTTTTGGAATTTTGGCTTAGTTTGGAATTTGGCTTTGGTTTTTGGCGCGGTTTTTACGCTGGTTGTCGAGTGCATAAACTCATCAATCGAGCGTGTGGTCGATTTAGCAAGCCCCGATTTTCACCCGCTTGCAGGGGCTGCCAAAGATACCGCCAGCACCGCTGTAATGCTCACTCTAAGCCTAAATTTCGCCCTGTGGGTATGTGCGATTTGTGGTAAAATTTTTGGCTAA
- a CDS encoding MBL fold metallo-hydrolase yields MVLCVEVAGYISENCYFFIDEASGAGFVIDPGAQADKLLGIIKERNFKIEKILLTHGHFDHIGAASELSRALGAPILAHENAGVYLGEPDYNLSNFTGEEIIIEDFTPLKDGERIALANGACELAVIYTPGHTSDSVVFYSVGQNLAFCGDLIFRFGVGRTDLPGGDYAELRASIEGKIFTLPDEVVLYSGHGEPTSVGAERARF; encoded by the coding sequence ATGGTTTTATGCGTGGAAGTGGCAGGTTATATCAGTGAGAATTGCTATTTTTTTATCGACGAGGCGAGTGGGGCAGGGTTTGTAATCGACCCTGGGGCGCAAGCTGACAAGCTTTTGGGGATTATAAAAGAGAGAAATTTCAAAATCGAAAAAATCCTGCTCACTCACGGACATTTCGATCACATTGGCGCAGCTAGCGAGCTCTCGCGGGCTTTGGGCGCGCCGATACTTGCGCACGAAAACGCAGGCGTGTATCTGGGCGAGCCAGACTATAATCTATCGAATTTCACGGGCGAAGAGATAATCATAGAGGATTTCACGCCCCTAAAAGATGGTGAAAGGATCGCGCTAGCTAACGGGGCGTGCGAGTTAGCTGTGATTTATACGCCAGGGCATACGAGCGATAGCGTGGTGTTTTATAGTGTGGGGCAAAATTTGGCGTTTTGTGGGGATTTGATTTTTCGTTTTGGCGTGGGTAGAACTGACTTGCCCGGTGGCGATTACGCTGAGCTTCGAGCTAGTATCGAGGGCAAGATTTTTACCCTGCCAGATGAGGTGGTTTTATACTCGGGGCATGGAGAGCCTACGAGCGTCGGGGCAGAGAGGGCGAGGTTTTAG
- the aqpZ gene encoding aquaporin Z yields MKKLLAEFLGTFWLVFGGCGSAIFAAYNIGFVGVSIAFGLTVLSGAYAFGHISGGHFNPAVSVGLLCGGRFKASELAGYVIAQVLGAIIAGAALYLIASGKAGFDISAGFATNGYGEHSPNGYSMLSALIAEIVLTAFFLIVIMGATDRRAPSGFAPIAIGLALTLIHLISIPVTNTSVNPARSTGVALFQGGWALSELWLFWVAPIIGGAIGGIIYKTFLEKE; encoded by the coding sequence ATGAAAAAGCTTTTGGCCGAGTTTCTTGGCACATTTTGGCTAGTATTTGGCGGTTGCGGAAGCGCGATTTTCGCCGCATACAACATCGGATTTGTCGGCGTTTCAATCGCCTTTGGTTTGACCGTGCTAAGCGGTGCTTACGCATTTGGACACATTAGTGGCGGACATTTTAACCCAGCAGTTTCAGTGGGCTTGCTATGTGGTGGCAGATTTAAAGCTAGCGAGCTGGCTGGCTATGTCATAGCGCAAGTGCTAGGCGCGATAATAGCAGGAGCTGCGCTATATCTAATCGCAAGCGGAAAGGCTGGATTTGACATCAGCGCAGGATTTGCGACCAATGGATACGGCGAGCACTCACCAAACGGATATTCAATGCTAAGCGCGCTAATCGCAGAAATAGTTCTAACTGCGTTTTTCCTAATCGTCATCATGGGCGCGACAGATAGGCGCGCGCCAAGTGGCTTCGCACCGATTGCGATCGGACTAGCCCTCACACTAATCCACCTAATCTCAATTCCAGTTACAAACACATCAGTAAATCCAGCCCGCTCGACTGGCGTGGCACTTTTCCAAGGTGGCTGGGCGCTTAGCGAGCTATGGCTGTTTTGGGTAGCGCCAATCATCGGTGGCGCAATCGGCGGAATTATCTATAAAACTTTTTTGGAAAAAGAGTAG
- a CDS encoding metallophosphoesterase, with product MQNIYIIGDVHGCYESLMALIARLPAKFDSKICFVGDLCDRGPHSAKVIEFVRSHGYDCVRGNHERRFLLAKSSAQRCVRDREIVIGASDDINWIAKSGGSDTMKSYFAPEFSALLNEHLEYLQNLPVFLQYDIFDENSRSLVVSHSAVGNMWKFRDFVAVKDDFEAHVLSGRDDFTDNAGIFNVYGHTPQDEPFINDYSANIDLGCVFKKRGYKNARLCAMEFPSKRLFIQDCIDF from the coding sequence ATGCAAAATATCTACATTATCGGCGATGTGCATGGTTGCTATGAGAGTTTAATGGCGCTGATTGCGCGCTTGCCAGCGAAATTTGATAGCAAAATTTGCTTCGTGGGCGATTTGTGCGATCGCGGCCCTCATAGCGCCAAAGTTATCGAGTTTGTGCGCTCGCACGGCTATGACTGCGTGCGCGGAAACCACGAGCGCAGATTTTTGCTAGCAAAATCCAGTGCACAAAGGTGCGTGAGAGACCGCGAAATCGTAATCGGCGCAAGTGATGATATCAACTGGATTGCCAAAAGTGGCGGTAGCGATACTATGAAATCGTATTTTGCGCCCGAATTTAGCGCGCTTTTAAACGAGCATTTAGAGTATTTGCAAAACTTGCCCGTGTTTTTGCAATACGACATTTTCGACGAAAATTCTCGCTCTCTCGTGGTCTCGCACTCGGCTGTGGGAAATATGTGGAAATTTCGCGACTTCGTGGCAGTAAAGGACGATTTTGAGGCGCATGTGTTGAGCGGGCGCGACGATTTCACCGATAATGCGGGCATTTTCAATGTCTATGGCCACACGCCACAAGATGAGCCATTTATCAATGATTACAGCGCGAATATCGATTTGGGCTGTGTTTTTAAAAAGCGCGGTTACAAAAACGCCCGCCTTTGCGCTATGGAATTCCCCTCCAAGCGACTTTTTATCCAAGATTGCATTGATTTTTAA
- a CDS encoding dihydroorotase, which yields MKILIKNGTVINHDRSEKINVLIENDQISALTKDEPSADKVIDATGKLVMPGLIDMHVHFRDPGFEYKDDVITGSETAVAGGVTTAMPMANTNPVNDNSAITKAMIKKARDRGLIDLLPIGAISQDCKGAKIVEMGDMIEAGCVAFSDDGLPVTDSSVMRQALEYSAHFGSFVINHSEDCSLCHGGVMNEGRVSALLGLKGMASEKEEIMVSRDILLAKKTGGHLHVAHVSSAWSLKLIDQAKKEGINVTCEVTPHHFTYDESELMGYDTNFKMSPPLRTNADVEAMREGLKSGLIDVIATDHAPHSWDDKFVEFDKAPFGILGLQTLVPLTLKLVDEGVIDYEKMVALTSYNPAQILKLFGKGEIAVGKLADIAIIDPELRYTYDAKLNKSKSCNSPLFGKELKGACVLTIKSGKVVFDFPNVVA from the coding sequence ATGAAAATTTTAATCAAAAATGGCACCGTTATTAACCACGACAGAAGCGAAAAGATAAATGTTTTAATAGAAAATGACCAAATTTCAGCACTTACAAAGGACGAGCCAAGCGCAGATAAAGTCATCGACGCGACTGGCAAGCTCGTCATGCCGGGGCTAATTGATATGCATGTGCATTTTAGAGATCCGGGCTTTGAGTATAAAGATGATGTCATCACTGGTAGCGAAACAGCCGTAGCAGGGGGCGTAACGACCGCTATGCCTATGGCAAATACAAACCCTGTAAATGATAATTCTGCAATCACAAAGGCAATGATTAAAAAAGCGCGTGATAGAGGGCTAATCGACCTGCTTCCAATCGGAGCGATTTCGCAGGATTGCAAAGGGGCGAAAATCGTCGAAATGGGCGATATGATCGAGGCTGGGTGCGTGGCATTTAGCGATGATGGACTTCCTGTTACAGATAGCTCAGTCATGCGACAAGCCCTCGAATACTCGGCGCATTTTGGCTCTTTTGTCATAAATCATAGCGAGGATTGCTCGCTTTGTCATGGTGGAGTGATGAACGAGGGCAGGGTGAGCGCGCTACTAGGGCTTAAAGGCATGGCGAGCGAAAAAGAGGAGATTATGGTTTCACGCGATATTTTGCTCGCTAAAAAAACGGGCGGACACCTGCATGTGGCGCATGTAAGCTCAGCCTGGTCGCTAAAACTCATCGATCAAGCCAAAAAAGAGGGCATAAATGTAACCTGCGAGGTTACGCCACACCATTTTACTTATGATGAGAGCGAACTTATGGGCTATGATACGAATTTTAAAATGTCTCCGCCACTTCGCACAAATGCCGATGTAGAGGCTATGAGAGAGGGCTTAAAAAGCGGGCTAATAGATGTCATCGCCACAGATCACGCACCGCACAGCTGGGACGATAAATTTGTCGAATTTGACAAAGCACCGTTTGGGATTTTAGGGCTTCAAACGCTCGTGCCTTTGACGCTAAAATTAGTTGATGAGGGCGTGATTGATTATGAAAAAATGGTCGCTCTCACCTCGTATAATCCAGCCCAAATTTTAAAACTCTTTGGCAAAGGCGAAATCGCTGTCGGAAAGCTAGCTGATATCGCTATAATCGATCCTGAGCTAAGATATACTTACGACGCGAAACTCAACAAGTCAAAATCATGCAATTCGCCACTTTTTGGCAAAGAGCTAAAAGGTGCGTGCGTGCTAACGATAAAAAGCGGAAAAGTGGTCTTTGACTTCCCAAATGTCGTAGCGTAA
- a CDS encoding aspartate carbamoyltransferase catalytic subunit, translating to MYKLKHLLSTQDLSADDIYDFIALAKDFKALNRLDIKKSDSLRGKTVINAFFENSTRTRISFEIAAKRLGADAINFSAGSSSTKKGETLIDTIKNMQAMRSDIFVVRHASSGAAKFIASNCDASIVNAGDGLNEHPTQALLDLLTIHEAKGKFDGLEVAIIGDIFRSRVARSDAWAMKKLGINVRLFGPPMMLRDCEAFGCRICKSVEEAIEGADVIIMLRIQLERQDGEPSFPSVREYSKFFGLTAKRMQVAKEGVIIMHPGPINRGVEINSDVADDPRFTCILDQVENGAAMRMAVLHTINLNRSL from the coding sequence ATGTATAAATTAAAGCACCTGCTTAGCACGCAAGATTTAAGCGCAGACGATATTTACGATTTCATCGCTTTGGCGAAGGATTTCAAAGCCTTAAACCGCTTGGATATCAAAAAATCAGACTCTTTGCGTGGAAAAACCGTGATTAATGCTTTTTTCGAAAACTCCACTAGAACGCGCATTTCCTTTGAAATCGCTGCCAAACGCCTTGGCGCGGACGCCATAAATTTCAGCGCAGGTTCAAGTAGCACCAAAAAAGGCGAAACTCTAATCGATACGATAAAAAATATGCAAGCCATGCGTAGTGATATTTTTGTCGTGCGCCACGCAAGTAGCGGTGCTGCGAAATTTATCGCCTCTAACTGCGACGCCTCGATTGTAAATGCAGGAGACGGACTAAACGAGCACCCGACACAAGCGCTTTTGGATTTGCTCACAATCCACGAAGCCAAGGGTAAATTTGATGGGCTTGAAGTCGCTATCATCGGCGATATTTTCCGCTCTCGCGTGGCTAGATCTGATGCGTGGGCGATGAAAAAACTAGGCATAAATGTCAGACTCTTTGGTCCTCCGATGATGCTAAGAGACTGCGAGGCGTTTGGGTGCAGGATTTGCAAAAGCGTCGAGGAAGCAATCGAGGGCGCAGATGTGATAATAATGCTAAGAATTCAATTAGAGCGCCAAGACGGTGAGCCAAGCTTTCCAAGCGTTAGAGAATATAGTAAATTTTTTGGACTAACTGCAAAACGCATGCAAGTAGCCAAAGAGGGTGTGATTATCATGCACCCAGGCCCGATAAATCGTGGCGTGGAGATTAACTCAGATGTCGCGGACGATCCGCGATTTACCTGCATTCTCGATCAGGTCGAAAACGGTGCGGCCATGCGTATGGCGGTGCTTCACACAATAAATTTAAATAGGAGCTTGTAA
- a CDS encoding CinA family protein: MKNVILIIGEAIRYNPPFFSYILREYEQVFGVIDDIKFINENDKNLPFLIEKMLGKYDYITIFATKVAYAIAGKILSTLTLDTLELKDCGTLAPSAAKFVVKDSFLLDIKGCLVNVLKADPLQKLPQILQDPLNEGEGFYLFDTDYASAKARLESLALSYKISFIISEYSSFLLFVRASEQKFGALDKFLDSVSKYYANSFIAPKNFISHAVEKLREIGAKITFAESCTAGLLAAKFGEIAGVSDIFDGSVVSYANEIKRAWLDVSDEVLQDYGAVSEQCVAGMLGGALESSGANFALAISGIAGPGGGSDEKPVGTVFIGAKELGGRQIIGKFHLNGDRNYIREEAANIAVCLLLKLRSDLFLN; this comes from the coding sequence ATGAAAAATGTGATTTTAATCATCGGCGAAGCTATCCGCTATAATCCGCCATTTTTTAGCTATATTTTGCGCGAATACGAGCAGGTTTTCGGCGTGATTGATGATATTAAATTTATAAATGAAAACGATAAAAATTTGCCATTTTTGATAGAAAAAATGCTCGGCAAATACGATTATATCACGATTTTTGCGACAAAAGTGGCTTATGCAATCGCAGGGAAAATCCTCTCCACGCTCACGCTTGATACTTTGGAGCTTAAAGATTGTGGCACGCTAGCCCCCTCAGCAGCTAAATTTGTGGTAAAGGATAGTTTTTTGCTAGATATTAAGGGTTGCCTTGTAAATGTGCTAAAAGCAGACCCTTTGCAAAAACTGCCCCAAATTTTGCAAGATCCCCTAAACGAGGGCGAGGGATTTTATCTATTTGACACAGACTATGCGAGCGCAAAAGCTAGACTTGAAAGCCTAGCATTAAGCTATAAAATTTCATTTATCATCAGCGAATACAGCTCGTTTTTGCTCTTTGTGCGCGCCAGCGAGCAGAAATTTGGCGCGCTGGATAAATTTTTAGACAGCGTGAGTAAATATTACGCAAACTCATTTATCGCGCCGAAAAATTTCATTTCTCACGCCGTGGAGAAGTTGCGAGAAATCGGCGCAAAAATCACATTTGCAGAGAGTTGCACAGCTGGACTTTTAGCGGCTAAATTTGGCGAAATAGCCGGTGTGAGCGATATTTTTGATGGCTCGGTGGTAAGCTATGCAAACGAGATAAAGCGCGCGTGGCTAGATGTGAGCGATGAGGTTTTGCAAGATTACGGCGCAGTGAGTGAGCAATGCGTCGCAGGTATGCTTGGCGGGGCATTGGAGAGTTCAGGGGCGAATTTTGCCCTAGCCATTAGCGGGATAGCTGGACCTGGGGGTGGAAGCGATGAAAAGCCCGTAGGAACGGTATTTATCGGGGCAAAAGAGCTTGGTGGGCGACAGATAATCGGCAAATTTCACCTAAACGGAGATCGCAACTATATCCGTGAAGAGGCCGCAAATATCGCAGTTTGCTTGCTTTTGAAATTAAGAAGTGATTTATTTTTAAACTAA